Part of the Vitis vinifera cultivar Pinot Noir 40024 chromosome 13, ASM3070453v1 genome is shown below.
ctccaatgggctcttacataaTCTCTTCAAGTCTCAACTGACTTGAAGGTCTTATCACTCAAATAATAAGTTTAagtctctcaacctagcttaacaatggctcaaatacaactcaaagctaaaatgaatcacaaaggtgcactaaagaacatgcaaatggagatttaatgcaccaagaaaagaatgagagcttttaaggtaaAAACAAGTAGGTACACAAATAAATGCAGGTTttctcttactcataaatgaagtggagctctctattTGTAGGCTTCTAACCTCGTGAGCCAAAAAATCGAAAAGTAGCCTTGACAGGTCAAGTTGGGGGTTGACCGATTCACTagtcgttggagcatttaatgttgGGCAGGTAACCGTTACCCTCAACCAGACCTCGACCGAGAAGACAAATCCCTCGACTGAGAAAGAAAGGCTACTGGAAAATAGAGAGTGTTTTTTGCATCTCTCGATTAGACCTTGACCAGGAAAgggtaaccggtcgaccggtaccCTAGCCGGTTGAGCCGGTTTGGACAATGCCTtgaccggttgagccggtttgGCCAGTACCTTGACcgattcaccattttttttaatccaaaaacctatcttttttttttttttttttgtctttttgcttctagcacttaggcaaggtcttttggtaaaattatatgccaattttgaaatgttttgcctaatgttcatttgatagatcttggattttgatgaaaatgtaactttaaagcataaaccgagtttttcatagatgcatgaaatgatatgtaaatcctaagtgcacccatgcattcatcttacatatgtttcctattatTAAAGGTCTTTTAAAAGTCTTGATCTTACATCCattaggtcctttgatgaattttcaaactaacacttgaaaatctttataatttaaaccaattagtaacttaactatggtttgttatcatcaaaacatgattaggagaacccttgggctaacaaatagtaaataatctaaaaatacatatgtttttttttactaattttaactatatttgattttttcattgttttccaccataaaaactaaatatgaaaaaaatcatatttcttaacttttttttttttcctttcttaatacttttttgaaaacaaacttCTATTCTTTACATATTTTCCTAAATTTCCAAAACACTTTCCAATATTTTCATACTTTTCTTAGGAAAAATGATATCTTTTGGTGAAGAGcaaaatttaatcttttattaGCTATCACATactcaaattaaattaattatgaatcAATCGAAAACTCAAATATTcatgataaatttaaattaaaaaccaattaaaagtgatcatatgaaataaattttctatcaatAAAATAATGTCCTATATAACATAGTttccacaaaaaataaagatgaataTGAAGCTATCTAGGTATGATGCTTTCAATCCTTATAAATAGAGTTAATTCCAACGCTTTTAAGATAAACCAGTAGACAAAAGTTAGAGGGGATCTCCTTAAGGAAGATGTAAATGTTCTTCAAatcttaaaaattgattttgaatttctttaaaATGTCTTTGAATTATCAAAATCTCTAAAACCTTGAGTTTTAATGTTAAGTATCGAAATATGTAAATACCTCTTCAATATGAAATGAAATTGCTCAACATTGTTCAAGTCAAATGATCAAGGCCTAAATCCAACTAAGGCAAGATCCAAGTTAAGCCATAGtctaagggggtgtttggtaaaacttaatatttattacttaataacttaaattgactttaaattaaatcatagtTAAActattgatttaaaacttatcacTTGATTCttacttcaagtttaagattgtttgataaaaataacttaaaatttattctaaataatttaaattaacatatttatcctcataaattataattagagtaAAGAATGAATAATAATAGAGGTCATAAAATAGCAAAAGAGATTGTGGAGATAATTAAGACaataatggtaaaaaaaaaaagtaaaatgaacatgtagatttaagaataaattaattgtttttacttgttacttaaggttattttttactttaagttgtaccattaagttattttactaaacacacttagtttacttaatgacttaaattaagttattaagtcactttaagctATTAAGTTtgtttaccaaacacccactaaATCACACCAAGGCTCAAGTTAAAATAAGAACCAAGTCAAGTCaagacttaaaattaaataaaattaataatcaaatttaGCTCAAATTGTTCAAGATCAAGTTTCTTCAATCCTTTGATTAATAACTAGGGAATAAAGAATTGGaggataaaataaatattatgtacatattatttttaaaatcaataaaaatctaattaattatacataattttttaagagaaatcTATGTACAAATTTCTAACACACATGTTGGGACATCTTTGCTTGTCATGTCTcttcatcaaacaaaaaatctCTACACAAAGTCTAAGAAAAGTTTTGACCCTATGACTCAAAGCATGGTACTTCCCTTAATTAAGTTACAAATCATGAAGTGACTTGTAAATCCAATCATCTCATTAGCTCTGCCTAGGGCAAAGAAAAAGGCATGGTTGAGTAAATGGATCATTAGATTATGATTTCACATATATCTTCACAATGAACTTTTACAACATTGAACAATACTATCATATTAGTCATAGTAGTTTAAGCACGTTCTATTCAAGAGCATAGTTGAAGCACATTCTATTGACGAGCATGTTATGAGATTGATTACAACCATTTAAGaacttgcaaaaaaaaaacatttaagaaTAGGATGTTAACATTAATGCATATTTCACATGCTTGGACTCACAATAAGATAGGCAAATGACACCACACGTTGATGTCAAGATACATCTCAAGACAACTTTAGAAATTACTTTAAATAGAAAGatgttacaaaaaaattaaagttcttTCAAATAAGTTTATCCTTATAAATCAACTAAAAAACCTCACCTTAGAGACATCAACTGGTGGATTTCATGATTTTCTCAATCATATGATAAACAAAGATTTGAGTTAATGCAAATTTTAATAGGTTAGACtaccaaaattttaatattttgatggaaaaaagaaatccaaaataacatataaCTTACTTTGTGGAAATATGAAATATTGCTAAAGTAAAGGGAAACCTTTTAGTTAAGCAATTGTTCACCTTATTAAAAGAATGTGCATTGgattgatatacaaatattgaaGAATTAACTATTCAAGCAAATGGTATAAAACTTGgtgtaaaaataaattcaagtgACAACGTATCCATGGAAGAACTAGAAAACGTGAGTCAAGGCAAAAGAATCACTAATGAGGAtaaagggaatatatatatataacaaaattggCTACAATTGTTTTTGAACTCTACACTATACCATATTCTAAAATAAGGGGAAAAAAGAGTTTCTTCCAAATAAGTCAAGACCATCAATTGACGTTGTTCAAGTTAAGTTAAAGTTTGAAATCATTTGTCGAAAACATGATACCTTGCATGAAGATGTGCAAGAGATAGAGTGGGTATCAAGTCAAAACTCGAGTCATGCATACCAAGATTCAAGTCATTTCAAGACCTATGTCATTCCAAGATCTTGATCAAAGCAATATCCAAGTAAAAactaacttaaaactaaatcaagcgaatattcaaattaaacatTAACTACTCAAGATCAAACTGCTTCAAATCCTTGATTAACAACTAAGAAAGCAAGATTtaaatgacaaaataaaatattatacccATATCATTCTTTAAATCAATACAAATCTAATTTGACTACAAATAATTCTTCTTAAAGAGAAATCTATGTAAGCACTGGggtaaaacttaaaaataataccCACGAAGACTATGTAAATGTAAAAAGCTATATGAAAATCCAACATGATATTAAAACGTCTAAACTAATCTCCCGATTCATGCTTTATAGTCAAAATTATGAAGCTTGTAGAAGCCTCTGTTTTGCTTGGACATCAATTGGACACATTTCACTTACTTTCAACATCATGTATGAATTTTGGCCCACTTGCCAACCTGAGATAGTCCTGCAACTCTTTATTTTTAGTGACCATGTTCCATGATAAAATCTGGGCCTTGAGCATGGAGTGAAAGAGTCTTGTATATTGATTGACATTTTCAATTTGATCCCaccttttcttattttcttaaaaattacacataatataattatttcaGAGTAAGATTTTAATACTaatacaatttataaatttatactaaaatgattttccaaaaatGATGTTAACAAATCGTATACTTTTAGCAATACATTCATAACTATCTCCCCCACCATGTAAAAAATGTTTGTCTAGGAGAAGACATTCAATAATTAATGTAATATACCCACATAGCTACCATGGtatatacatgaaaatttatattagaaaaaattttgaaatatgacTAATGTAAAATTtggattaatttcattcaccctTTCTTAAGATTTGATTGAATATACTTCACCcttgatggtttaaaacattatcaaatatcttttttattttgagtaagaAAGGAAGTAAGTGAAAATAACTCTTATTCTTGGATGAATGCTTTTTTGCTATTCCCCTTATTATACAACTGAGTTGATCCATCACTCTGCTTTGAACGTCTTGAAATAGGCGCATTCTTTGCTGCCATAGGCATAAGACAAGGGCACGAGAAGAGATGACTAAGTTCTAACTCCAAAGGAAGCAAATCAAATTGAGAGGGAGGAAGATTGCAAGTAATGTATACAATGCATCTTAGTGTAGTGCAAAAAGACGATACACAcataaaaaaactatatataagaaaatgaaatgaaagtcGTCTACATTAGCCTTCAAAGGGATacatgattcgtgcccaattggtgtctcagctgattcgtgtccagctggtgctccttgattgagggagtaatcaacaaaatttataacctattacaccatatactagggtagcaaagaaaaagctactatagtatagcggctctaggattgttcactgggaagggtttccaaattatcaatgatatcaattcaaagtgaattggtagtgtttcatttcaaggttagcttaataactaaaatacaaactttgattggcaaagatttagatttaaactaactataaaacaagtaatgggaataacttaggaagaaaagcattccttggagagtcaggttcactagggtggttcctcatgcaaaagacatagctccggtcagatggttcatttcttcgcgttagagattcaacatatagtcaattctctaaccggtgttgtacagatacatcctttaattagatttcaactttaattctctcactgatgcaacttgcaatggttcaaacctctcactaagccttaaccattcaaggtgatctttaaccttggacttcccttctcaagctcgcaagagataactaatggatgtctccttggagtccaaaagcttaccaagtgttggcaattccagaaaatcctaccttaaagtcacctcccaaaggctcgcaaggggtaaactagtgcatctccttggttggagatcacttgccttaccaagtgttggctcaggtgactctaaggtgttttaagttaactaaaaacatagaaatcactaaaggatttcacttcctcttcattgatggctgaaaccacaaagctttgcattcttgcacttggaaccttccccggcaaccttagctccaaggaactagaggtttagttactcattctctggggaaaattcctcagagagtgcataacttagtaagaaataaataatacaaagtgagaaggtaaggcaaaacaaagggcctgaactttacttgcttttcaaaactttacaaagggTCCCCTTccttgagaacaggctcccgagaggtatttatatgaacataatataaaactaattattacatagatattttctctttttactaacttaaaagctaaggaatcttgtaattggtggcttacaaggagtattttgggatttagacaacaaaaatctgatgtaaaatatctcccaatgtcggtagcaaatatcgggatgctccagggaccatttcgcaagagaaaatggtgtctgcgagatttcgcagacactcaagaagggctgcgaaatcacttcgcagcaaaagactattctcgcagggctgcgaagttggcttccatcttgaggttcaCAGCTttcagcttgcggcatatatcgggcaacttcaggaggaaatacaccatactgtacaaaaaggctgcgaaatcacttcgcaacaaaagggtgatttcgcaacactttgcaaaatgcttccttcagcttggagtgattgacttgaaatggctgtaacttcttcatttcaactccgaattgcacaccatttgaagcattggattgttgacttcctgagctttgaaatggtatatagcatgcataaattggacatCAGAAAGTGCTCTAAAAGTGGCTGCCacaactgtcatcaagaatatgcttcatggcagattctctttactttttctccttgtattccggatttactcttggcaaatgaattccaagttttgtattcaacttccacataactctcctcaagcttggattgctttggtgatcaaattactaacaacaacaccaaaacttacacaaagtgattaaaattgctttcaagggtccttaacatgtcaattgagttaaaatgccaaaactactactcaaaagtgtttaaaaggattaattataagctatcaaataacactttttgagtagtaatcaatacacatttatttaccctttaacaaatgaaaatgagaGGGGGGTATTTGATGAGATTTCAAATCATCATAAATAATGTGTATTGAGGCAAAATGTTCGAGAAGACACCCAAATtaaacttctattttttttttataataataataaaaaaaaaattatttcataattgACGCGGAGGATTGcccaatttaattatttacaagTTTAATAAATCAGATAAAAATCCTTAAGAAAGAGGGAATCATTTTTATAGTGGAAACTTGAGAGGGAGATCCATCATCCATATGAGTGTGGAGTGTGAAGGATAATGGACATTTCCCACTTGCCAGTAATAAATATTTGTGAAAACAGTGTGTGATGCGATCTCAAAAGCTTTCCACTCGGATCAAAAACCCCAAACACATCCCACATAATTTTACAGTCCCCGAATTCtcattttccaagaaaatcaatTCCCATCGCTGCTCGGGGATTCCACTTTCCCTACAATTCCTCACATCCAATCCCCCATTTTCCTAGCCCCGCCATCGAATCCCCCAGATCTCCTCTTTTTCCCACAGTTTCCCATCTCTATCTAAACCCTAACTTTTTCAGGAAGATCACTTTCCAATTTTCCCTCCAATGTCCAAGGAGTTCAATGTTCCGCCGGTGGTCTTCCCCGCAGGCGGCAATCCCGGACCCGCCGCCGTGGCGCAACGCCGCCTTCCCACCGCCCCGTTCCAGCCGCCGCGCCCTGCAAATCCTAGCATCCCGTTCATGTCCTTCGACGTGGGCTCCGCGGCCGCTGCGACGTCGTTTCCAGCCCCCCAGTTCGGCGGCAACACCATCGGCATCGGCTCCAACTTCGACGACGAGCCGCCGCTTCTCGAAGAGCTTGGTATCAATACCAAGCAAATCTGGAACAAGACGGTATCGATCCTAAACCCTTTTCGCGTGAACCCGAATCTTCACGAGGACGCCGATTTATCGGGACCATTTCTGTTCTTGATGAGTTTCGGATTGTTTCAATTGCTCGCCGGGAAGATACATTTCGGTATAATCTTGGGTTGGGTTATCGTAGCCGCTTTGTTCTTGTATGTTGTCTTCAACATGTTGGCTGGGAGGAATGGGAATTTGGATCTTTACAGGTGTTTGAGTTTGATTGGGTATTGTATGCTGCCACTGGTGATTTTATCGGCGTTTTCCTTGTTTGTTCCCCAAGGTGGGCTGGTGATTTTCGGGATGGCGGCGGTTTTTGTGCTATGGTCCACGAGGGTTTGCACCAGGCTCCTGGTGGAGCTGGCATCCTGTGGAGATGAGCATCGGGGGTTGATAACGTATGCCTGTTTCTTGATTTACATGTTGTTCTCTCTGTTAGTTATATTTTGAGTCGAAATTGTGCATTGTTGGTGGGATTAGTTTTACTTGTTGGAAATGCAAATGGTTGGCATGGAAATGCAGCTCTTTTGTGTTTAGGATTTTTTGGGTGGTTTACAAATTGTTTACTGAATCATCCTTTGTCGAATTTACGCATTCTCTTATCAATTGAAATACCATTTAGTTTCAGAGAGTTAAATGAACTGAAATCTAGGGTTTTTATGTCTATGTTGTTTGAGctattgcattttattttttagatcgGAAAATTATGTGGTGGAATATGAGAGTACCAGAGGAGAGTTGTATATGGCTGGATTCTGCTGTTTCTGGATTGGATTTTCTGTATTTGTTGATTGTGTTGAGCAAATGAAATGCTACAAAAATTTGAGCATTTAGCAAagattataatttttcattcagTGCAGGCAATCTTTTAGTTGGATTGCATTGTTCCTGTCATTTATACTATTTGCAAACTGAAGGCATGAGGGATAAACGGATCTTGTAGCAAATTTCGAGTTGATTAAATTGGAGATGTTGAACCAAATGTGcatcattcaaaattttaaggcTTTATTCATGTTGTCCCACATCTTATCTGGTTCACTCAATTATGTTATTAATACTTTCGATTTGATATCTTGTTAGTAGTTGGTCGTGGTAAGAATGTTCCAAAAGGGGTTTAGAACAGAGAGTGGTTATTATGAATACTTTAGGAAGATTATAGAATAGAAAGGGATTATTATGAATAACTTTAGGCAGCTGCCTAAGGCACACACCCAAAAAATGGGCACCTTTAGTTGTGGAAATCTTCATTGTAGGACTTAGGATAATATGGTTTCTGATTGAACTCGTAACTTTCAGGGAACTGGTTAGATGTGCTAAGAAGTCTTTTCCAGTGTGTAAGATGCAGTCTGCTGCATCAATGCACAAATATTTTTGCTTGTAAGCATCACTATAACGATATAGATCTATGGTTGAGAAGTTTTGCAAAAATATAGATCAATGGTTGACAAAGTTTGCCTAGTTCTTTCAATTGAAGCCAAAGTCTTTTCTAGTATGTGAGATGCAGTTTGCTTCATCAGTGtacaaatattttcttataagcCTTACTGGAACAATATGGATTCAGTTGTAGATGTAGTTGCCTAGTTCTGTAAATTGAATCCACAATAATTCACATGTAATATGCACCATAACCATGATTAGATCCTTGCATTTTGTTGTGCAACTGTTGCTTGTTTCTTATGATTTTGATGCCACTAGATTTCCACCTGTTGGAGTATGGTGGTTCTAAACAAAATTCATTATTGAATTACATGAATCCATACTTTTACTCCCATATAAGGGTTTTGAGAAGTTGTAATAGTGAAGGAATGCAAAGGCAACCTACAAGAACCAATGTAGATGTAAGGGTGAGTATTGGGATGTGTGGTAGAGGAACACTGTCTTGGGTTCAATTCCTGCCATTGGAAGTCCTTGGATTACCCAGTGTTGGTGGTGGCAGGTGCAGTCAAGCTCCCAGGGAAGCCATGGGTGAGAACAAAGGGCCCTGCCATGGTGGGGTTTCCTGgttatcaaggaaaaaaaaggccAATTTAGTATGCTTAATATTTAAGGAGATCGGTAGAGAACTCTGTAGATCTAAACTCCCTCTTTTTCTGATGGAGTTATTGGTCATCTATAGCCTCTGTTTGTTGAGCAGGTATATATCTGAAATGGTTAATTTATCTGTTGATGTTCTGAAATCATGGCCTTAAAGAAGTGAAGGAAAAGCATAGAGAGGAATGAAGGCCCccaatgaaagaaataaaaaaaaaacagagaaaggaGTGAAGGGACTGCCTCTAAAAGAAGCAAAATACGAATCTGCACAATGTCCTGCTGTCCAAAACAATAGGCAAAACAAAGCATCTCTCATCTACCTTGGTCCTCAAGTGGCATGTCATCTTTTCTGGCTAAAACATTGGCCTCAAAAGATTTGATGGTATAGGGGCCATAGCCATCATTGGGAGAGCAGAATCTGCATATTTTTACTGCAGATCTGTTCTTATACGACCTTTCTTTTTACTACTGGGGTTGGCACTTGCATGGGATTCTGTAGAATTGAAGTTGTCTCTGTTCCTAAGTTATCATGTAGCTTGGATTAATGTTTTAGTGGCTTTGATTAGGATGTAGCTTACTTTCTGTTTCTGGGACTTGCCCTTTTAGGAGTACTTCCATTTGCATGGTTTTACATATTTAGCTTGGTACGTGGTTTTTGTTTCATGGCTTTTCATGATAG
Proteins encoded:
- the LOC100267098 gene encoding uncharacterized protein LOC100267098 encodes the protein MSKEFNVPPVVFPAGGNPGPAAVAQRRLPTAPFQPPRPANPSIPFMSFDVGSAAAATSFPAPQFGGNTIGIGSNFDDEPPLLEELGINTKQIWNKTVSILNPFRVNPNLHEDADLSGPFLFLMSFGLFQLLAGKIHFGIILGWVIVAALFLYVVFNMLAGRNGNLDLYRCLSLIGYCMLPLVILSAFSLFVPQGGLVIFGMAAVFVLWSTRVCTRLLVELASCGDEHRGLITYACFLIYMLFSLLVIF